Sequence from the Eriocheir sinensis breed Jianghai 21 chromosome 63, ASM2467909v1, whole genome shotgun sequence genome:
AATAAAATAGATATCCGAGTACAATGAAATATTACAGAAACAAgagtaacatgaaaaaaaaaatcttccccttgccataataaaaaaaaaatgaagagcgaATAGAAAAATGATACACAGTTAACTTCAAACTACATTacgatctaaaaaaaaaaaactcttggtAGAAGGAATGATAGTTTGGAGGGGTGAATGAGcgactattattactacttactACTTACCATTTCTGCGTAGGACGACTGCTGAGGTGATGTTGGGGTAGATGTGACCCCTTCCTCCTGCCCCGCACTGCCCCGCGTCCCCGCTCCGCCGCACCTCCCTCTTGGTTCTCCTGTGGAAGGCGCTGAAGAGTATAAGACCAGAGTTcgattcctcctccgcctcttcctccgccCCGTAACTCACTTCATCAAGGTTAGTATCGTGGTCTGCGtctctcctctcgttttcttccttctcttctcgttcGTTTCTCGACTGATTCTCgtccctgcctccgttttctttccccgCTTGAGTCACTGCTTTGTTTAGGTTTCCCGTGCTTCGTTCCCTCTCACTTCCATGCTCGTTTCTCTGCAGtttacctctcttctcctccctcatcaTCTCAGCCTTCGTTTCCATCCTCTTTCCCATCAGTACGtcgttcccttcttctccctcctctgttttaCTCTCCCTGTCGGTTCCTCCTCGCCACCTTTCTTCCAACGATTGCCACCCTTCCGTCAAGCCTTCCTCCACTCTCATCAACGGGGCGACACTCTCAGCAACctgaaaagagaaatagatagatagatagacagatagatagatagagataaagggagagagttgGAATGGATGATAATGGTAGTTCATATAAGTTCCATTTTATAAACAAAGGAATGTTTTACTGATATTATAGGGAATCGCCATGAGAGGTTCTTCTTCTACATTACGAGACAAGTAAACACAGGAAGGCGGCGATGAGTCTTTTATGCAGCAACTTTACTGAAGGGAAAGTCACGTGATAGCTCAGTGATTACCCGGAAACGCAGGCTGAAGAGAGGGGAAGATTGGTGGTTTGAACGCAGGCTGAAGATAGTGAAACATTCGAGGCTTCAAAATAGGGTGAAGACGGGAAAGTATTCGTGGTTTAGATGTAGGCTGAAGATGGGAAAATATTTGTGGTTTAAATGTAAGCTGATGATATAGAATTATTCTCGGTTTAAACGTAGGCTGAAGATAGGAAAAGATGCGAGGTTTAAATGTAGGGTAAAGATAGGAAAATATTCGTGACTTAAACGTAGGGCGAAGATACGTAAAGATGCGTATTTTAAACGTAGGATGAACTTAATAAATTTTGGCTGAAGAGTCGTGGTTTCATAGTTACCCTCTAACACTAACGTGATTATATAATTTACATAGATATGCATAGATATCCAGATCACACAAATTTATGGATcagactaagtggtctgtccttagaCATAAGTGAAATCATATTAAATttaatgccaccaagactttgcatttcgacTTTAGAGAATATCCAGCTAAAGGATGTGGTGCTCGAGGTTGTTTTTAAATTAAGTAATCGTACTTCActagaccactgaaggtgggagtttatttcATTCTCGCCCTACAACTTTGGTGAGGAAACATTTGGTGCTTTCTGAATTTATTTGCTTACACTTAAGTTCTGTGCCATTATTTTTCGTTCGGAGCGTGTCATCAATCAAAAACAgtttggatttgtccacatttgtaaaaccattaagtattttgaaacattcgatcagttattctcggaggcaacgtttctcaagagagagaagcaagggaCGAGAGCCTtacgtcgtaaggtttgttgcccGTGGAAaagatcatctttgttgccctaCGTTGCACAccctctaatttagcaatgtcctttgcgtaGTGagtagaccaaaactgtactggaTATTCCAAACGGGGTCTGGCTAAACTATTCTACAGTGGAAGTATTGAATCTTTATTCCTGAATGAGAAGTTTCTCTTGATGTAATCCAGCATTATGTTCGCTTTGTTAGCTGCGTCCatgcattgctgtgagacttGAGGTTTGGCACAATTTTGACGCCCAGGTCCTTAACAcactgaacacttttgagtttaacgccacacatttcgtaatcgaacctcttatttttTTGTACCAATATCAAGAGCCTGATACTAAGCTATATTACATGGTGTCCCCCATCAGACTAGGATGTTGGAGATGTAATGAAATACGAAATGAAAGCAAATACGACCTTAATATATACACGTCATGCAGATTCCAAGTCGTCCATCAGAAGTTTTGAGGGTAAGGAGATGAATATGTAAAGGCAAGGGTGTGAAGGTCACTGCATGGAAGGTGAAGGTAGTAAAGAGTAGAGTAGTAGAGTAGTAAAGAATTACAGTTTGTGATTCTTTTCAAATAAAACCTGACAAACAGTGGCTTCACGCACTTCTATAGCCGTCCATCAGGAGTTCTGAGGTCAGGAATATGAATATGTAAAGACAGAAGTGTGAAAGTCACTGCATGGAAAGTGAAGGTTATGGTATAGTAAAAAGGAAATGCTGATTGTGAGTGTCCCTGAATACAACATTACAAACAGTGACATATAAACAAAATGCTTGCATACTCAGCCTCAAAACCATTGCAATCCCTCAGGCTACACATCCACTATTGAAACTATGCAGAAACTAGTTGAGCCTTCTTCAAATAGATTATAGACCTTCAGAAGGGATTAGATGCTGAAGTGTTAAAAGTCACGATTACTGATCAGACACTGagttttacaataaaggaagcagctaaaaggcaaacataaataaaaacattAAAGCCTGCTATATGCTGCTCCTTTAAAAGAATGTCGAGATgagtgaccgaaagagaggtcaatttcggaagcaGAGGCgccttgatactctcctcgtGAAAGATATTACGCTGATTACGTGTTTACTGATTGTATAGGTGAGCCATAAAGAAGAAAAgatcataaaaaaacataaaaagtagTATAGTAAACTAGCATTCGTCTCTGAAACTATATAGTGTTGTGGTAGTAGATGATTTAACTTCCTCAATGTGACGATGTTTAGATGTGTTGGTCATTGATGGCGGGATGTGATATAATGTTCGTCATGTTTTGGGCAATCTAAAGGTTGTATGGCTTTGTGGTATGTATTAGGGCCAAGTGTGGGCCGCGAATGACCTGATTACTGAGACAAAGACGAGCGTGGAGGCGGCAAGGGATCGATTTACAGGTGTTCGTTGTCGCCTGTGTTGAACGGGCGAGACACATGTGCGCCGCCAGCAGTAAAAGTCGgaggttaaaataaataaatatacacactGATAACAGCTGTGGATGCATCGAGTGAAGCGAGGCAGGGAAGAGTCGTGGAGGGGATGATCTCAAACTCTTAACCctttaactgcggatttcctacagtcagacctcaccaagctacaggaatggagcaaaaagtggctgctacaattcaatgaggaaaaatgtaaagtcctgcaccttgggagagaatatccagcacaccaataccacatgggaaacactccactatccaccacagaggcagagaaagacctgggagtatatgttaccgagctaccactgaaagccaaatccgtgccaatcgcagcggatgggtcaAGCACCTCCGCTCTTCATATCACCAGGAAGCAAGGAAATCAGTGGAGCTATTATTAGAGTGGAAATCCATTAACCCAAATTTCACTGCTCTGATTATTACGCCTGATATTTTAAACGTCTTATTAGTTTTTATTAACAACattgtggctgatttgtcttttgtGACCCGTTCTTTAAGgagtggttagttggttttgtgtatttttttatatagatttttacGACTTAGTTTGTAATGTGTGGACTTGACCGTGAAAATACAACACCTCCAACTCTCTCCACCCCCAAAAACAGAACATCTCCAACTCTCTCCGTCCCCAAAATACAACACCCCCAACTCTCTCCACCCCCAAATACATCTCTAACTCTCTCCACCCCCCTAAAATACGACACCTCCAACTCTCTCCACCCCCAAATACATCTCTAACTCTCTCCACCTCCCAAAATACAATATCTCCAACTATCTCTGTCCCCAAAAATACAACATCTTCAACTCTCTCCGCCCCCCCAAAATACAGCATCTCCAACTACCTCCGTCTCCCAAAATACATCAAGTATCTCCGTCCCCCAAAATACATCAACTATCTCCATCCCACAAAATACAACATCTCCAACTCTCTCCGTCTCCAAAATAAATTAAAAGTCCAAACTACCCACACAACTATTAATAAAGACTGGCGTTGGTATTTATATCAGAAAAAAACTTGGCGCTGAAATATTGAGGAAATGTCCAAATAAAAGTCAGTCACCTTTACCGCCACAAAATTTACTCTCATACCTCAGATCAGTCATTTTCCAaatcagttctttttttttcttttttatgtgagTACTGATAAAAAACTCCCCCTCCTCAGCTCTACCCTCCTAAACACCCTCCCCTCCCGCCTAATTACCCACCCAAGGCTgatggcccccccaaaaaaaacacaaaaaaaacacccaccCCATTTTGACTCCTctttcctcgtttcccttcccaAGCTTCTCTTCTTAAATCTCCATTCCTCAGTTCAATCcactttcctcatctcttcccaaGGTCCTTTTCTTAATCTCCCTTCCCAAActtactcctctttcctcatctctctttccaagctcctcttcttaatctcccttcccagacttgctcctctttcctcatctctcttctcaagctcctcttcttaatctctcTTCCTAagctcactcctcttcctcatctctcttcccaaGCTCCCCTTTCTAATCTCTCTTCCTAAgctcactcctcttccttatctctcttcccaagctcctcttcttaatctcccttcccaagcttactcctctttcctcacctctctttccaagctcttctttttaatctcccttcccaagcttactcctcttccctcatctctcttccctagctcctcttcttaatctcccttcccaaacttactcctctttcctcatctctctttccaaGCTTTTCTTTCTAATCTCCCTTCCCAacctcactcctcactcctcatttctcttcccaagCTCCCTTCCCAAGCTTACTCCTCTTTCCTAATCTCCCTTCCCAACCTCACTccactttcctcacctcccttccctgagTACGAATGGGCGATCATGCTTTAACATTGGAGAAGACAAGAAGATAGTGATGGGTGAGACTCAAATGGAAGATTATGGAGAAACGGCGAAGGGAAGGTATATTTGGAAAGTTAAATACAGACTGACACACCGTTAAATATTGGCCAAGACAAGGAGACAGGGAAGGGTGAGATTCAAGTGGAAGCTTATTGTTAAACAGAGCGAAGGAAGGTTATATCTGGAAAGCTGAGACTGGTGGGAGTGCCAGAAATAAAGTAAGAGACAAGGAGATAGCCGAGGACTGGAATTAAAGGGAAACTTTTTTCTGTATTCTTGCATATATAACGATGTGGGTTATTTTTATAATTTccctaatagtagtagtagtagtagtagtagtagtagtagtagtagtagtagtagtagtagtagtagtagtagtagtagtatgaggaggaggaggaggaggagaatgagcagAAGGAGTAACAGTGGGGCAGTAGGAAAATCATTTAGtattagggagagggaagagaattcGGGGGAGGATTAAAAATGGGTAGCTAAATATgacagataagaagagaagaatatagGAGGCAATGGAGGTAAcggagaaggaaagtagagagggcTAGGGCGTGGGAGGATGAAAAAAGGacgatagagggagagaggatgactAGAGTAACACATTAGAtaagagaaactgtattaacacctcaaactcacttctcgtctttcatctccctcctcaaactcacctctcgtctcatctccctcctcaaactcacctctcgtctcatctccctcctcaaactcacttctcgtctcatctccctcctcaaactcacctctcgtctcatctccctcctcaaactcacttctcgtctctcatctccctcctcaaactcacctctcgtctctcatctccctcctcaaactcacttctcgtctcatctccctcctcaaactcacttctcgtctttcatctccctcctgaAACTCACCTctcgtctctcatctccctcctcaaactcacttctcgtctttcatctccctcctgacACTCACCTctcgtctctcatctccctcctcaaactcacttctcgtctttcatctccctcctcaaactcacttctcgtctctcatctccctcctcaaactcacttctcgtctttcatctccctcctcaaactcacttctcgtctctcatctccctcctcaaactcacttctcgtctctcatctccctcctcaaactcacctctcgtctcatctccctcctcaaactcacttctcgtctctcatctccctcctcaaactcacttctcgtctcatctccctcctcaaactcacctctcgtctcatctccctcctcaaactcacctctcgtctcatctccctcctcaaactcacttctcgtctctcatctccctcctcaaactcacctctcgtctcatctccctcctcaaactcacctctcgtctcatctccctcctcaaactcacttctcgtctctcatctccctcctcaaactcacttctcgtctctcatctccctcctcaaactcaccTCTCGTCTCGTAGCATAtgattttcctttcgtttcgctCATACAAACAGTAAAGTAAAGGAGCTCACCTGACACGCAGCAATGGTCCTCAGCAGCAGAAAGAGAGGAGGCGCTGCCGTAAGTACTGGAGGCGGGGACAGTGGTGAGAGAGGCGAGACTGTGGCCACCATgtcaggactgtgtgtgtgtgtgtgtgtgtgtgtgtgtgtgtgtgtgtgattttttttttacgtctacatgTGTGCATTTAAACGTATAAGctgtgtaagttttttttttttccgttttaagTAATTTTCTCGTATTATCTTGTTTactttgttcgtgtgtgtgcgtgtgtgtgtgttcgtgtgtggggTAGCTTCTCCTCTCAagatgcacacacgcacactaacacGCACACAACTCCCCAAGCACACTGGTAAGAACGTACTGGccctgtctatgtgtgtgtgtgtgtgtgtgtgtgtgtgtgtgtgtgtgtgtgtgtgtgtgtgaaaactctAAGTTATAATTGCATGGAGCTCAAGTGTTCGGCtgctccccacctccccccaatACTCCCCgcgttcctcctccccacctcctcctttcacccctccccctcttcgCCTCTACCCCTTCATCACCCCCTCGTCTAATCGTTCAACTAGGAATGATGGCCCCcccaataaaagaaaaatacccccttttttctcatctctcccaAACTTGCTTTTTTCCTAATCTCTCTTCCCTAAGCTCACTTCTCCCCGGCTCATTCCTCATTTCTAATCTCTTTCCAAgcttattcatcttcctcttctccctcgtcttTCTAATATCCCTTCCTAAGCTCATTTctcgtctcatctccctcctcaaactcacatctcgtctcatcttcctcctcaaactcacttctcgtctcatcttcctcctcaaattcacttctcgtctcatctccctcctcaaactcacttctcgtctcatcttcctcctcaaactcacttctcgtctcatcttcctcctcaaactcacttctcgtctcatctccctcctcaaactcacttttcgtctcgtctccctcctcaaactcacttctcgtctcatctccctcctcaaactcacttctcgtctcatctccctcctcaaactcacttctcgtctcgtctccctcctcaaactcacttctcgtctctcatctccctcctcaaactcacttctcgtctcatctccctcctcaaactcacttctcgtctcatcttcctcctcaaactcacttctcgtctcatctccctcctcaaactcacttctcgtctcatctccctcctcaaactcacttctcgtctcatctccctcctcaaactcacttctcgtctcatctccctcctcaaactcacttctcgtctcatctccctcctcaaactcacttctcgtctcatctccctcctcaaactcacttctcgtctcgtctccctcctcaaactcacttctcgtctctcatctccctcctcaaactcacttctcgatacatctccctcctcaaactcacttctcgtctcattcccttcctcaaaCTCACCTGTCATCTCTCATCTCCCTGCTCAAGTTCACTTctcgtctctcatctccctcctcaaactcacttctcgtctcatctccctcctcaaactcacttctcgtctcatctccctcctcaaactcacttctcgtctcatctccctcctcaaactcccttctcgtctcatctccctcctcaaactcacttctcgcctctcatcttcctcctcaaactcacttctcgtctcatctccctcctcaaactcacttctcgtctcacctccctcctcaaactcacttctcgcctctcatctccctcctcaaacgCACTTCTCgtgtctcatctccctcctcaaactcacttctcgtctcatctccctcctcaaactcacttctcgcctctcatctccctcctcaaactcacttctcgtctcatctccctcctcaaactcacttcTCGTCTCAACTCCCACCTCAAACTCACTTctcgtctcatctccctcctcaaactcacttctcgtctcatctccctcctcaaactcacttctcgtctcatctccctcctcaaactcacttctcgtctcatctccctcctcaaactcacttctcgtctcatctccctcctcaaactcacttctcgtctcatctccctcctcaaactcacttctcgcctctcatctccctcctcaaactcacttctcgtctcatctccctcctcaaactcacttctcgtcacatctccctcctcaaactcatttctcgtctcatctccctcctcaagctcacttctcgtctcatctccctcctcaaactcacttctcgcctctcatctccatcctcaaactcacttctcgcctctcatctccctcctcaaacgCACTTCTCgtgtctcatctccctcctcaaactcacttctcgtctcatctccctcctcaaactcacttcTCGTCTCATCTTGCTTCTCAGactcacttctcccttccctccagttattcctcctctcatcatttcttccttcttaccttcctctctcttccactttcctccaacTATTTTTTCcactattcctccctttctctcaatcctctcttcccccttcctccttccttcttcttcctcccttaccattaccttctcttcttttccttctccattatctcctacctctccctcttttcatctaCTTTATCCAGCCGtctttaatcctcctcccctattctctcccctctcccaaatGCTGAGTGATTTTCCTACTGccccacttttcttctctccccctcctctccccctccttatctcccctaccaacccctacttcctcccctcccctccctcctccccctccttagtTAATTGCCACATGTGATTTGAAAGCGGAAATATAGACTATGTGAGGAATGCTTCGAAAATTTAATCTTTTCAACataaattttccttcttccttatcggTATTTTGGTTCATTTTATcgttcttcgttttatttttctctatctccttttttttctttttttctttttcttggtctttcttttttttctttttcttggtcttttttcttttcctttttcttggtcttttttctttttctttttcttggtcttttttttctttttcttggtgtttttttctctttcttggtctttttttctttttcttggtctttttttctttttcttggtctttttttctttttcttggtctttttttctttttctttttcttggtctttttttctttttctttttcttggtcttttttctttttctttttcttggtctttttttctttttcttggtctttttttctttttcttggtctttttttctttttcttggtctttttttctttttcttggtgtttttttctttttctcggtctgtttttttcttttcctcggtcttttttcttttcttctcttgcatcatcttttttttcgcttttcttttcttctatttttttctatcatcatttttctttttttcttttcctcgctcatcttttttgtattttcctttgttcatttttattttctattttttttctcgctcttctcttttatgtttttctgtcttcatttttcattcttttctttttctcgttcttctctttcaatttttatctttcttcattttccttttttttatctttatcttcatatATTCATTGCATCCAAGTTCGCCTtaccatccctctctcttttcctcattcacttccctctttcttttttcagttcgcctccctcttcctttttcattcacttccatccctcttcattcagttcgcctcttccttcttcattcactaCCAATTCTCTTCATTCAGTTCGCCTCCCTCTCTTAttcattcactttcattcctctacattttctctctctctctctctctctctctctctctctctctctctctctctctctctctctctctctctctctctctctctctctctctctctctctctctctctctctctctctctctctctctctctctctctctctctctctccttcattcttctctccctcttcattttgtTCCCCGGGCAGCTACAGCCGTTCCCAagccctccacccctctctccctccttcctccctccctttctccctttcttcatcttcttacctAGGGAGCTATTATGCAGGTAAGCTAAGATGtgtaccctcctctccctttccctttattaTCCCTACCTAACTCCCTTTTTGGCttcacccttcctctcactcactcttttcctctatctatctgtatctatctatgaatgtgtatttttatctatctttctctgtaAATCtaactatctctttatctatagctatttatctatctacctatacctagctatctttatctatatcttttgcttcactcttcctttcctcttctccatttctcttctctttttctctatcgaTCTATATCTATccgtttatctatctctctatatatctctacatatctatcaatctatccaccTGTTTACCACGAGCTACGATACACAGAAAATACTTGCGATAAACGAGTCTTATATCGATTTACTTCAtgacgagagagagggaagaaaggtccTCCAGAGTTCCCCCTTAAAGAAGGTTCCCAGTTTATCCAGGTGAGCGAGATCGATAATACTTGGTGAGGTTCATGCAGGTGAACCGACACTATGCTGCTGCTTGTCTTGGGAACGCTAGCTAAAGTTTAACTCATTCATTCACTAAATcattcactaactcactcactcattcatcggATGTTGTATGTGTTAAGAATTCGTGCAAAAGATAT
This genomic interval carries:
- the LOC126986767 gene encoding uncharacterized protein LOC126986767 — encoded protein: MVATVSPLSPLSPPPVLTAAPPLFLLLRTIAACQVAESVAPLMRVEEGLTEGWQSLEERWRGGTDRESKTEEGEEGNDVLMGKRMETKAEMMREEKRGKLQRNEHGSERERSTGNLNKAVTQAGKENGGRDENQSRNEREEKEENERRDADHDTNLDEVSYGAEEEAEEESNSGLILFSAFHRRTKREVRRSGDAGQCGAGGRGHIYPNITSAVVLRRNGGALLHPGNGGDFGKWGKYEMCERGTYAYAFQLRVEEPLGIIWDDTALNSVRLYCRAPTSQASAGSVTSGYCWGAWGEPRACEPGAFLWGLRLWVEEPQGPLDDVGATDLDMVCQDGSALNGGGVCWGQDSEWLTCPHGYVICGLRTRVESNAGVMGDNTALNDLMMMCCELH